From Paenarthrobacter sp. A20:
TGAAAGATCGGGCGCGGCAAGGATTCCGCCGAGGAGGAGCAATCCTCCCAGGAGGAAGGACGCCGTAACGGCGCGCAGGATCGCCCTGGGCGCCGTTTTCTTGGGGTCCTTGGTTTCTTCACCCAGGGAACTGGCGGTGTCGAAGCCGTACATGACGTAGCCGGACGCCATGGCGGCAATGAGGAACACGCCAAAGAAGCCCAGGGGATGTTCTTCGCCGAATCCCGCAGTATCCAAGAGGACTTCCGGTCCGCGAACGGAGTGCCAGATGAGCGCCGCAATGAGCAGGACGGCTGCAACCAGCTCCACGAACACGCCCACGCTGTTGATCATGGTCATGAGTTTCACGCCAAAAGCGTTGATGAGGGTGGAAATACCGATCATGATGCTGGCCAGAATGACCCCGTTGACGGCGAAGTCGTAAGGACCTGTTCCGTCGCCCACCAGTTGGAAGCCGCTCCAGATTTGCGGGAGGGTGATTTGGAGGGCCAAGGCAACGGACCCCAGGGCCATGATGGAGGAGAGCAACAGCAACCAGCCCGCCAGCCACGCCCACGTTCCAGTCGAGAGCCTCTTGGCCCAGTTGTAGACCGACCCGGCCACCGGGTAGCGTCCTGCCAATTCCGCAAAGCACAGGGCGACCATCAGCTGGCCGACGAAGACGATGGGCCACGACCAAGCGTAGGCAGGTCCCGCCGTCGAGAATCCGAAGTAAAACAGTTGAAAAACGCCGGTGAGGATGGAGATGTAGCTGACGCCGGCGGCGAAGCTGGCGAACTTACCGATGCTGCGGTCCAGGGTTTGGGCATAGCCAAACTCGTCCATGCCGCTTGCATCGCTCTTGCAGGGTCCTAATTTGCTGGGTTCTGACATGCGAACTCCTAGTTCAGACGTGCACGAATGGTGACTTTCTGCGGCCGCCATTGGACGCAGATGAAATCAAGG
This genomic window contains:
- a CDS encoding APC family permease, with amino-acid sequence MSEPSKLGPCKSDASGMDEFGYAQTLDRSIGKFASFAAGVSYISILTGVFQLFYFGFSTAGPAYAWSWPIVFVGQLMVALCFAELAGRYPVAGSVYNWAKRLSTGTWAWLAGWLLLLSSIMALGSVALALQITLPQIWSGFQLVGDGTGPYDFAVNGVILASIMIGISTLINAFGVKLMTMINSVGVFVELVAAVLLIAALIWHSVRGPEVLLDTAGFGEEHPLGFFGVFLIAAMASGYVMYGFDTASSLGEETKDPKKTAPRAILRAVTASFLLGGLLLLGGILAAPDLSDPKLGAADGGLQYIVLSVLGGPFGKAFLACIVVAVVVCTLAVHAAAIRMMFAMARDNNLPFSRQLSKVHPTRKTPTVAAIVIGVVAVIPLIVNISQPAIFTILSSISIVLIYLSYLLVTVPMLRRRFLKKWPLKDDGSEPGFSLGKWGLPVNILAVLWGGAMTLNLVWPRPEIYNSVPPFEWYLQWGGVMFVGTVIIGGTLLYRLRIRHKTGVLAEHAAVAAPSDPDPALVAARKA